In Silene latifolia isolate original U9 population chromosome X, ASM4854445v1, whole genome shotgun sequence, the following proteins share a genomic window:
- the LOC141617122 gene encoding uncharacterized protein LOC141617122, whose translation MGIHVIRKGEAMGYLSLEPKLYDEIRGRQASDVKIQEWKGVLERGEPSRFELHEDESLRFKGRWCIPSDDELKKKIMNEPHNTPYSVHPGGDKLYKDLKKTFWRSNMKKEVAKFVARCLTCQRVKREHKRP comes from the coding sequence ATGGGTATCCATGTGATACGGAAGGGAGAAGCAATGGGATATTTGTCCTTGGAGCCCAAGTTGTATGATGAAATCCGGGGAAGACAAGCAAGTGATGTGAAAATCCAAGAGTGGAAAGGAGTACTAGAAAGGGGAGAGCCCTCAAGATTTGAGTTGCATGAGGATGAAAGTCTTAGATTCAAGGGGAGATGGTGTATACCAAGTGATGATGAGCTTAAGAAGAAGATAATGAATGAACCTCATAACACGCCTTATTCGGTGCACCCGGGTGGCGATAAGTTATACAAGGATCTTAAGAAGACCTTTTGGAGGTCAAACATGAAGAAGGAAGTAGCGAAATTTGTGGCAAGATGCTTGACTTGCCAAAGAGTGAAAAGGGAACACAAGAGACCATAA
- the LOC141617123 gene encoding uncharacterized protein LOC141617123 yields MLLGPQMIQDMIDQVHVIREKMRVAQDRRKSYADLRRSDIEFVVADKVLLKVSPMRGVMRFGKRGKLSQKYIGPYEILYRVGEVAYCLALPPALDRVHNVFHVSQLRKYISDPSHVLEAEMIELDDALTYVETPKEILDQKVRKTRYGETALVKVLWPNHLVEEATWEAEENMKE; encoded by the coding sequence ATGCTATTGGGGCCTCAAAtgattcaagatatgattgatcAAGTCCATGTAATCCGAGAGAAGATGAGAGTGGCACAAGATAGGCGAAAAAGCTATGCCGATTTGAGGCGGAGCGATATCGAATTCGTGGTAGCAGATAAAGTGTTACTCAAAGTCTCACCCATGAGAGGGGTAATGAGATTTGGAAAGAGAGGCAAATTGAGCCAAAAGTATATTGGTCCCTATGAGATATTGTATAGAGTCGGGGAAGTGGCCTACTGTTTAGCACTTCCCCCGGCCTTGGACCgagttcacaatgtctttcacGTGTCTCAATTGCGTAAATACATAAGTGACCCTTCCCATGTACTCGAGGCGGAGATGATTGAACTAGATGATGCCCTAACGTATGTGGAAACACCCAAGGaaatcctagaccaaaaggttaGGAAGACAAGATACGGCGAAACGGCCTTGGTAAAAGTGTTATGGCCCAACCATCTTGTAGaagaagctacttgggaggctgAGGAAAACATGAAAGAGTGA